From the Trueperaceae bacterium genome, the window CCCTGCCCATCGAGGTGTCGCAGTACTTCGAGGGCGGCGCCAAGCAGTGGCCCGACGAGTGGCTCGACACGCTCCGGGGAGGCGGCTCCGGCGACTAGCGGTGAACGAGGTCGCCGGGCGCGCCGGTCACAGGTCTGCTAGGATGCGCGTCCTTACCGCGTCGTATTCGGTCCGCGTGAGGCGCCCGTCCCGGTAGAGCCGCTCCACCTCTTCCAGGCGTTCCGCCACCGTGCGACCGTCGGCCTTCGAGCCGGCGGTCGCACGCTCGTCCCGGTCGCCCGCGGCGCCGGCGACGCTCGCCACCGTACGGTAGAGGTTCGCTTGTGCCTCGGGGTCCAGGTCCACCTGTTTGCCGTTGACGAACACGGGCGTGGCGCTCGACGACTGCGCCTTCCTCGCGCTGGCCCTGTCGTAGATCCCTTGGATGTCGAGGCCGCCGAAAGCACCGGTGGCCCCGACCCCCGTCGGCGCCATGAAGTCGTCGAGCCGCCCGCCGATCCGCCTCCGTAGGGCCCGGCCCAAGGCCGGGAGCACGGTGAGGGCCAGGAGCGCGAGCACCACGAACGCGCCTCCGCTGAAGACGAGTCCGGCGTACAGGAAGGTCTGGAGGGTGACGTCCTCGATCGTGCCGTCCGGCAGCTGGCAGGAGAAGACCTGGCTCACGCCGGTCTGGCCCGGTTTGTAGGAGTAGCCGTAGGAGTGGTGCAGCGCGGTGCCGCCACCGCACGCCATGTCGTTGGCGAACGCCACGGTGCCGGGCGCCACCGCGCCGATGACGGCGGCCCCGACGTAGCCGATGAACAGCGCCACACCCACTAGCACGAGGAGGATGCCGATCTTCCAGGTCGGCTTGCTGAGCGGGCGGTTGGTCGAGTGCATGACGGCTCCTTCGGGCCATTGAACGGCCCGAGCGCCGTGGGCGAGATGAGGTCTGTCACTCGCCGCCCGGACTGGTCGCCAGACGGACTTACACGAAGATGTGCCGCGGCAACACTGCCGAGACCACCCAGTTCGGCGCGTCGACGACCTCGCTGATGCGGAGGTTCACGGCCACGCTGCATAGGGCATAGGCGAGGTCGGGGTCCATGCCGTACTCCGTGGTGAGGTGGTCGATCATGGCGTAGACGGCGGTCTTGGTCGCCTGCAACAGGTCGGGCGCGACCCCCATCGTGCCGTAGAAGCCCTTCGGGTACGGCTCCGTGGCGAACTCGGCCCCGAGCTCGTAACGCGGGCTGGGGAACTCCGCGTTCTTGATGAGGCCGAGGCGCACCTTGACCGTCATGGCCGTCTCGATGGCCGTGCCGCACACCTCGCCGTCGCCCTGCGCCGCGTGCGTGTCGCCGATCGACAGCAGCCCGCCGGGCACCGCGACCGGCAGGTAGAGGCGGCTGCCACGGGTGAGGTCGCGGATGTCCATGTTCCCACCCTGCTGCCGGGGCGGCACGACGCTGTGGTTGCCCGGCTCCCGGAGGGCGAGGCCGATGGTGCCCGTGAACGGCCGCGTCGGGATGTGGATGCCCGGCTGAAACTCCACGCGCTTGGCGTCGTAGCGAGAGATGTTGAGCAGCGGGTCGGTGAACTCCTCGGCCAGCAGCCCGAAGCCGGGGATGATGCCCGTCCAGCCCCAACCGCTCTCCGTGAAGTCCAGGATGTCCACGGCCACGGCGTCGCCCGGCTCGGCGCCCTCGATGTAGATCGGTCCGGTGACGGGGTTGACCTTCTCGAAGTCCAGCTTGGCGACGTCCTCGGCCGTCGACGTGGCGCTGAGCTGGCCGCCGGAGGAGTCCACCGTGTGGACCTCGAGCTCCGCGCCGGGCTCGACGCGCAGCACCGGCTTCAGGGCGTTGTCCCAGCCGAAATGGTGGTGATGGTGGTGGATGGTCTTGTACTGGCTCACACGCTTACCTCGTCTCTCACGGGGTTGGCTTGGCCTAGCTGCTCAGTTGCCTGTGGCGGTAGGCAAGGCTTCTCGCAAGCTTACGGACCACGGGTTTCTCGAAGGGAACACGGAGCAGCTCAGCTTCCGTGAGATGCGGGGCG encodes:
- a CDS encoding acetamidase/formamidase family protein — protein: MSQYKTIHHHHHHFGWDNALKPVLRVEPGAELEVHTVDSSGGQLSATSTAEDVAKLDFEKVNPVTGPIYIEGAEPGDAVAVDILDFTESGWGWTGIIPGFGLLAEEFTDPLLNISRYDAKRVEFQPGIHIPTRPFTGTIGLALREPGNHSVVPPRQQGGNMDIRDLTRGSRLYLPVAVPGGLLSIGDTHAAQGDGEVCGTAIETAMTVKVRLGLIKNAEFPSPRYELGAEFATEPYPKGFYGTMGVAPDLLQATKTAVYAMIDHLTTEYGMDPDLAYALCSVAVNLRISEVVDAPNWVVSAVLPRHIFV